One Stigmatopora argus isolate UIUO_Sarg chromosome 20, RoL_Sarg_1.0, whole genome shotgun sequence genomic region harbors:
- the LOC144065987 gene encoding uncharacterized protein LOC144065987 isoform X2, whose translation MQAKVILHRLEGFRNDLGADGRESVDLEGEVELPQIKEEEQEFPQQQMGDEQLPIKTEEDHLTWSLSEFMKREDVLGVASGGAEPANTTTWTQIKEEEPEFSQQCKREEQPPIQNEECVKWSTGEPFKSEDDLGVANRGAEPANTTTWTQIKEEEPDFSQQCKREEQPPIQNEECVKWSTGEPFKSEDDLGVASGGAEPENASAWPQIKEEEPEFSQQCKREEQPPIQNEECVKWSTGEPFKSEDDLGVANRGAELLSGSSTEGRRAENLIAPLSDGNDLLFDDVEDVKKNPSGDKLNKCFQCGKTFGKKSSLKTHMRSHTGEKPLSCTVCGKTFTRKVHLNLHTRTHIGEKPFSCSVCGKRFTEKGSLKIHTRTHTGEKPFACSVCGKRFTGNGSLKRHTRTHTGEKPFLCSVCGKAFSTNKHLKIHIRTHTGEKPFSCSVCGKAFSRKPHLQKHTRIHTGEKPFSCSVCGKTFTQKETLNLHTRTHIGEKPFACSVCGKTFTRKEHLNLHIRTHTGEKRFSCSVCGKRFTEKGSLKIHTRTHTGEKPFACSVCGKRFTGNGSLKRDTRTHTGEKPFSCSVCGKAFSRTKHLKIHIRTHG comes from the exons ATGCAAGCAAAAGTtattcttcacagactagaag gtttcagaaatgatcttggtgctgatgggcgggagtctgttgaccttgaaggggaagttgagctcccacaaatcaaagaggaggagcaagagttccctcaacaacaaatgggagacgagcaacttccgaTCAAaacggaggaagatcatttgACCTGGTCACTTAGTGAGTtcatgaagagggaagatgttctgggcgtggccagcggaggggcggagcctgcaaacaccacaacatggacccaaattaaagaggaggagccagagttctctcaacagtgcaaaagagaagagcaacctccaatccaaaacgaggaatgtgtcaaatggtctactggtgagcctttcaagagtgaagatgatctgggcgtggccaacagaggggcggagcctgcaaacaccacaacatggacccaaattaaagaggaggagccagacttctctcaacagtgcaaaagagaagaacaacctccaatccaaaacgaggaatgtgtcaaatggtcaactggtgagcctttcaagagtgaagatgatctgggcgtggccagcggaggggcggagcctgaaaacgcctcagcatggccccaaattaaagaggaggagccagagttctctcaacagtgcaaaagagaagagcaacctccaatccaaaacgaggaatgtgtcaaatggtctactggtgagcctttcaagagtgaagatgatctgggcgtggccaacagaggggcggagctgctgagcggcagctcaacagaaggaaggcgagcagaaaatttaattgctcctttatcagatggcaacgacttgctttttgatgatgttgaagatgttaagaaaaatcccagtggcgacaaactcaacaaatgctttcagtgtgggaaaacttttgggaaaaagtcttctttgaaaacacatatgaggagccacactggggagaaacccttatcatgtacagtttgtggtaaaacatttacacggaaggtacacttaaatcttcacacaagaacccacattggtgaaaaaccattttcgtgctcagtttgtggtaaaagatttacagagaagggaagcttaaaaatacacacaagaacccacactggtgaaaaaccatttgcatgttcagtttgtggtaaaagatttacagggaacggaagcttaaaaagacacacaagaacccacactggtgaaaaaccatttttgtgttcagtttgcggtaaagccttttctacaaataaacacttaaaaatccacataagaacacacacgggtgaaaagccattttcatgttcagtttgcggtaaagcttTTTCTCGAAAGccacatttacaaaaacacacaagaatccacacaggtgaaaaaccattttcgtgctcagtttgtggtaaaacatttacacagaaggaaacgttaaatcttcacacaagaacccacattggtgaaaaaccatttgcgtgctcagtttgtggtaaaacatttacacggaaggaacacttaaatcttcacataagaacccacactggtgaaaaaagattttcgtgctcagtttgtggtaaaagatttacagagaagggaagcttaaaaatacacacaagaacccacactggtgaaaaaccatttgcatgttcagtttgtggtaaaagatttacagggaacggaagcttaaaaagagacacaagaacccacactggtgaaaaaccattttcgtgttcagtttgcggtaaagccttttctagaactaaacacttaaaaatccacataagaacacacgggtga
- the LOC144065987 gene encoding uncharacterized protein LOC144065987 isoform X3, with protein sequence MSGRTTPVAAKFQKELYGVKEDLSCHQHFIVCKMMQAKVVLHKLEGFRNDLGADGRESVDLEGEVELPQIKEEEQEFPQQQMGDEQLPIKTEEDHLTWSLSEFMKREDVLGVASGGAEPANTTTWTQIKEEEPEFSQQCKREEQPPIQNEECVKWSTGEPFKSEDDLGVANRGAEPANTTTWTQIKEEEPDFSQQCKREEQPPIQNEECVKWSTGEPFKSEDDLGVASGGAEPENASAWPQIKEEEPEFSQQCKREEQPPIQNEECVKWSTGEPFKSEDDLGVANRGAELLSGSSTEGRSLHVGGPRLR encoded by the exons atgtctgggagaacgacgccggttgcggcaaagtttcagaaggaactttatggcgtgaaagaggatctctcatgtcatcaacattttattgtttgcaaaatgatgcaagctaaagttgttcttcacaaactCGAAG gtttcagaaatgatcttggtgctgatgggcgggagtctgttgaccttgaaggggaagttgagctcccacaaatcaaagaggaggagcaagagttccctcaacaacaaatgggagacgagcaacttccgaTCAAaacggaggaagatcatttgACCTGGTCACTTAGTGAGTtcatgaagagggaagatgttctgggcgtggccagcggaggggcggagcctgcaaacaccacaacatggacccaaattaaagaggaggagccagagttctctcaacagtgcaaaagagaagagcaacctccaatccaaaacgaggaatgtgtcaaatggtctactggtgagcctttcaagagtgaagatgatctgggcgtggccaacagaggggcggagcctgcaaacaccacaacatggacccaaattaaagaggaggagccagacttctctcaacagtgcaaaagagaagaacaacctccaatccaaaacgaggaatgtgtcaaatggtcaactggtgagcctttcaagagtgaagatgatctgggcgtggccagcggaggggcggagcctgaaaacgcctcagcatggccccaaattaaagaggaggagccagagttctctcaacagtgcaaaagagaagagcaacctccaatccaaaacgaggaatgtgtcaaatggtctactggtgagcctttcaagagtgaagatgatctgggcgtggccaacagaggggcggagctgctgagcggcagctcaacagaaggaag gagtttgcatgtcggaGGACCAAGGCTACGATGA
- the LOC144065987 gene encoding uncharacterized protein LOC144065987 isoform X1, whose amino-acid sequence MSGRTTPVAAKFQKELYGVKEDLSCHQHFIVCKMMQAKVVLHKLEGFRNDLGADGRESVDLEGEVELPQIKEEEQEFPQQQMGDEQLPIKTEEDHLTWSLSEFMKREDVLGVASGGAEPANTTTWTQIKEEEPEFSQQCKREEQPPIQNEECVKWSTGEPFKSEDDLGVANRGAEPANTTTWTQIKEEEPDFSQQCKREEQPPIQNEECVKWSTGEPFKSEDDLGVASGGAEPENASAWPQIKEEEPEFSQQCKREEQPPIQNEECVKWSTGEPFKSEDDLGVANRGAELLSGSSTEGRRAENLIAPLSDGNDLLFDDVEDVKKNPSGDKLNKCFQCGKTFGKKSSLKTHMRSHTGEKPLSCTVCGKTFTRKVHLNLHTRTHIGEKPFSCSVCGKRFTEKGSLKIHTRTHTGEKPFACSVCGKRFTGNGSLKRHTRTHTGEKPFLCSVCGKAFSTNKHLKIHIRTHTGEKPFSCSVCGKAFSRKPHLQKHTRIHTGEKPFSCSVCGKTFTQKETLNLHTRTHIGEKPFACSVCGKTFTRKEHLNLHIRTHTGEKRFSCSVCGKRFTEKGSLKIHTRTHTGEKPFACSVCGKRFTGNGSLKRDTRTHTGEKPFSCSVCGKAFSRTKHLKIHIRTHG is encoded by the exons atgtctgggagaacgacgccggttgcggcaaagtttcagaaggaactttatggcgtgaaagaggatctctcatgtcatcaacattttattgtttgcaaaatgatgcaagctaaagttgttcttcacaaactCGAAG gtttcagaaatgatcttggtgctgatgggcgggagtctgttgaccttgaaggggaagttgagctcccacaaatcaaagaggaggagcaagagttccctcaacaacaaatgggagacgagcaacttccgaTCAAaacggaggaagatcatttgACCTGGTCACTTAGTGAGTtcatgaagagggaagatgttctgggcgtggccagcggaggggcggagcctgcaaacaccacaacatggacccaaattaaagaggaggagccagagttctctcaacagtgcaaaagagaagagcaacctccaatccaaaacgaggaatgtgtcaaatggtctactggtgagcctttcaagagtgaagatgatctgggcgtggccaacagaggggcggagcctgcaaacaccacaacatggacccaaattaaagaggaggagccagacttctctcaacagtgcaaaagagaagaacaacctccaatccaaaacgaggaatgtgtcaaatggtcaactggtgagcctttcaagagtgaagatgatctgggcgtggccagcggaggggcggagcctgaaaacgcctcagcatggccccaaattaaagaggaggagccagagttctctcaacagtgcaaaagagaagagcaacctccaatccaaaacgaggaatgtgtcaaatggtctactggtgagcctttcaagagtgaagatgatctgggcgtggccaacagaggggcggagctgctgagcggcagctcaacagaaggaaggcgagcagaaaatttaattgctcctttatcagatggcaacgacttgctttttgatgatgttgaagatgttaagaaaaatcccagtggcgacaaactcaacaaatgctttcagtgtgggaaaacttttgggaaaaagtcttctttgaaaacacatatgaggagccacactggggagaaacccttatcatgtacagtttgtggtaaaacatttacacggaaggtacacttaaatcttcacacaagaacccacattggtgaaaaaccattttcgtgctcagtttgtggtaaaagatttacagagaagggaagcttaaaaatacacacaagaacccacactggtgaaaaaccatttgcatgttcagtttgtggtaaaagatttacagggaacggaagcttaaaaagacacacaagaacccacactggtgaaaaaccatttttgtgttcagtttgcggtaaagccttttctacaaataaacacttaaaaatccacataagaacacacacgggtgaaaagccattttcatgttcagtttgcggtaaagcttTTTCTCGAAAGccacatttacaaaaacacacaagaatccacacaggtgaaaaaccattttcgtgctcagtttgtggtaaaacatttacacagaaggaaacgttaaatcttcacacaagaacccacattggtgaaaaaccatttgcgtgctcagtttgtggtaaaacatttacacggaaggaacacttaaatcttcacataagaacccacactggtgaaaaaagattttcgtgctcagtttgtggtaaaagatttacagagaagggaagcttaaaaatacacacaagaacccacactggtgaaaaaccatttgcatgttcagtttgtggtaaaagatttacagggaacggaagcttaaaaagagacacaagaacccacactggtgaaaaaccattttcgtgttcagtttgcggtaaagccttttctagaactaaacacttaaaaatccacataagaacacacgggtga